A stretch of the Malus sylvestris chromosome 10, drMalSylv7.2, whole genome shotgun sequence genome encodes the following:
- the LOC126585740 gene encoding sodium/calcium exchanger NCL1-like isoform X1: MSRPALFIIFLVLQLVHLGSGRIVRDSSLISDGINDETSQSSIVEALNLKADSVTCESIYGFLPCATSVWGFLFLIIVYEVLLSLADHYVSRGSEIFFELFGTGIFGASAFHLLGLIPQVGVVLVTGITATTETAEEMAKMNMSMLAGSTIMILTLIWGFVVAFGSSDLSDSQTSSNSENKNPFSLTGSGVRIDVETQDTARIMMLSLIPYLVLQLAKILTSTTAVRVVILISLLIASAILATYIIYQFFQPWIQSRRFEYLMRKYIPKILPSLLTVDGNANESSIKELFHRIDKNHNKYISADELRALILGIQIEEIGLDDDDYAEEVMKQFDLSGDAQIAETEFVNGISKWINPDKTPANGKDNEHRSIFRRNHSKNETSMEDQQIPLIVKKKKTRGADTSWMNLLKAAFLIILGTAITVFLSMPLMVSLQEFSTAASIPSFMASYVVIPLATNYRLALMSVSSAKEKTENAISLTLSEIYNAAFMNNIVGLIIFLALVYIRNLSWDVAAEVLVVLIISIAVGLSASFSRKFPFWTSILAYILYPISLLLVYVLTIVIGWS; encoded by the exons ATGTCAAGACCAGCTctgttcatcatttttcttGTCCTCCAACTAGTCCATTTAGGAAGCGGCCGGATTGTTAGAGACTCCAGTCTTATATCCGATGGAATAAACGACGAAACAAGCCAATCTTCGATCGTCGAAGCGCTGAATCTTAAAGCAGATTCTGTGACTTGTGAATCAATTTATGGCTTCTTGCCTTGTGCAACTTCAGTTTGgggttttctttttctgataATCGTCTACGAGGTCTTGCTCTCCCTCGCAGATCATTACGTTTCAAGAGGATCTGAAATCTTCTTTGAATTGTTTGGGACTGGTATCTTTGGTGCTAGTGCTTTCCACCTGCTTGGCTTGATTCCACAAGTTGGAGTGGTTCTTG TAACCGGAATTACAGCAACTACAGAAACTGCGGAGGAAATGGCAAAAATGAACATGAGCATGCTTGCAGGATCAACAATCATGATTCTTACCctaatttggggttttgttgtTGCTTTCGGTAGCTCCGACCTCTCGGATTCTCAAACTTCATCAAATTCAGAAAATAAGAACCCCTTCAGTTTAACTG GTTCCGGTGTAAGAATTGATGTCGAAACCCAAGATACTGCAAGAATCATGATGCTCTCGTTGATTCCATATCTCGTTCTTCAACTGGCAAAAATCTTGACTTCAACCACAGCGGTTCGAGTTGTGATCTTAATTTCTCTACTGATTGCATCTGCAATCCTTGCCACTTACATCATCTACCAG TTCTTTCAACCATGGATTCAGAGCAGAAGGTTTGAATATTTGATGCGTAAATACATACCGAAGATACTGCCGAGTCTTCTGACAGTTGACGGAAATGCTAATGAATCCAGTATAAAAGA GCTGTTCCATAGAATAGACAAGAATCATAACAAATACATATCAGCAGATGAACTTAGAGCATTGATCCTAGGAATACAAATAGAAGAAATAGGTCTGGATGATGATGATTATGCAGAAGAAGTGATGAAGCAATTTGATCTCTCTGGCGACGCTCAAATAGCTGAGACGGAGTTTGTGAATGGAATCTCAAAATGGATTAATCCAGATAAGACCCCTGCCAACGGTAAAGATAATGAACATAGATCGATTTTCAGAAGAAATCATTCCAAG AATGAGACATCTATGGAAGATCAGCAGATACCGCTGATCGTTAAGAAAAAGAAGACTAGGGGTGCTGATACATCATGGATGAATCTCCTGAAGGCTGCTTTTCTAATTATTCTAGGAACTGCCATAACAGTTTTTCTTTCAATGCCCCTCATGGTAAGTCTCCAAGAGTTTTCCACTGCTGCAAGCATCCCTTCTTTCATGGCCTCGTATGTTGTGATACCCTTGGCTACAAATTACAGACTGGCGCTAATGTCTGTATCCTCTGCCAAAGAAAAGACGGAGAATGCCATCTCTTTAACACTTTCTGAG ATTTACAACGCGGCATTCATGAACAATATTGTGGGGTTGATCATATTTTTGGCTCTTGTTTACATACGCAATTTATCATGGGATGTCGCTGCTGAAGTTTTAGTTGTTTTAATTATTTCGATAGCTGTTGGTCTTTCTGCAAGCTTCAGCAGAAAGTTCCCATTTTGGACAAGCATTCTAGCATACATTCTGTACCCCATATCACTGCTGCTAGTTTATGTTCTTACCATTGTTATCGGATGGTCTTAA
- the LOC126587832 gene encoding protein IQ-DOMAIN 9-like isoform X1, which translates to MAIYIPPHPPFNHSLVSLVSPTFLRGFASSLLLLFTTTAFFLQNLEHPFPRNKKRKLFSWRFQAASLGSSAHGKSSSIKLKKSSFANGQNLGLPIEDIAAIRIQTAFRAYAARKALRRLKGIVKLQLMIQAFPITKQATTTLSYLHSWSKIQDEVKARRLCMVTEGRIKQKKIESQQKLEAKLHDIEADWCGGSETMDEVLARIYQREEAAVKRERAMAYAFSHQWRANCSQSQILGNYELGKANWGWSWKDRWIAARPWESRVQSPSPRKVQSKQASPVGKNINSPTPKASVIVKLPSSNGKATTKAQRLSYSAVEENSVASAEGIKTEEKNTQK; encoded by the exons ATGGCAATCTACATTCCACCACACCCACCTTTTAATCATTCTCTCGTCTCTCTCGTCTCTCCCACCTTTCTCAGGGGTTTTGCTTCTTCCTTACTTCTTCTTTTTACAACAACCGCCTTTTTCCTCCAAAATCTTGAGCACCCatttcccagaaacaaaaaaagaaaactgtTTTCTTGGAGATTTCAAGCTGCTTCTCTG GGATCGTCAGCTCATGGAAAATCAAGTTCCATAAAATTGAAAAAGTCTAGTTTTGCGAATGGTCAAAATCTTGGATTGCCAATTGAGGATATAGCTGCAATTCGGATTCAGACTGCTTTCCGTGCATATGCT GCTAGAAAAGCTTTACGCCGTTTGAAAGGGATTGTAAAATTGCAACTAATGATCCAAGCTTTTCCTATTACTAAGCAAGCTACAACTACATTGAGCTATCTTCATTCATGGAGTAAAATACAAGATGAGGTTAAAGCTCGCCGACTCTGTATGGTAACAGAAGGACGGATCAAGCAGAAGAAAATAGAGAGTCAGCAAAAACTTGAGGCAAAGCTTCATGACATAGAG GCGGATTGGTGTGGTGGCTCTGAAACAATGGATGAAGTTCTTGCAAGGATATATCAAAGAGAAGAAGCAGCAGTTAAGCGTGAGCGGGCTATGGCATATGCATTTTCTCATCAG TGGAGGGCCAACTGCAGTCAGAGCCAAATCTTGGGTAATTATGAGCTCGGTAAAGCTAATTGGGGTTGGAGCTGGAAGGACCGCTGGATTGCTGCTCGCCCCTGGGAAAGCCGTGTGCAGTCACCTAGCCCAAGGAAAGTGCAGAGTAAGCAAGCAAGCCCAGTTGGTAAGAACATAAATTCACCAACGCCAAAAGCTTCGGTTATAGTTAAACTTCCTTCGTCAAATGGTAAGGCAACTACAAAGGCTCAGAGATTGTCTTACTCAGCTGTCGAAGAAAATTCAGTGGCAAGTGCAGAGGGCATtaaaactgaagaaaaaaacacTCAGAAATGA
- the LOC126584548 gene encoding uncharacterized protein LOC126584548, whose product MLQQRESKNEKEENGDYQHVQDLMATSKSAFKQQQVDNTRYGKIVKVNGGHIVRSMARKDRRSKVYTLKGPRDRRFRLSPHTAIQLYDVQDRLGYDRLSKAIDWLIEKSKEAIEALSGSEQPCQDYYDCTNSNVFGQQTEQEIGEQSMHQLWNHPESNRVLETMSNVGPMNNVNNFKEPVFDPHQLSSLNYAEEALDPTSSLSDSKVTEMGWFQSLVAWNYNAGDGGEICPYNSSHVSLH is encoded by the coding sequence atgttacAACAAAGAGAATCAAAGaatgagaaagaagagaatggaGATTATCAGCATGTTCAAGACTTGATGGCTACTTCAAAATCGGCATTCAAGCAACAGCAGGTCGACAATACAAGATATGGGAAGATTGTGAAAGTTAACGGAGGCCACATTGTCCGATCCATGGCAAGAAAAGACCGGCGCAGCAAGGTTTACACTTTGAAAGGTCCGAGAGACAGGAGGTTCCGGCTGTCACCTCATACTGCTATACAGTTATATGATGTCCAAGACCGCCTTGGCTACGACCGCCTGAGTAAAGCAATTGATTGGCTCATTGAGAAGTCCAAAGAAGCAATTGAAGCACTCTCTGGGTCTGAACAACCTTGCCAAGATTACTATGATTGCACTAATAGTAATGTTTTCGGTCAGCAGACTGAGCAAGAAATTGGAGAACAAAGTATGCATCAGCTTTGGAATCACCCGGAAAGCAATAGGGTGCTGGAAACAATGAGCAATGTGGGTCCCATGAACAATGTCAACAATTTTAAAGAACCGGTTTTCGATCCTCACCAGTTAAGTTCATTGAACTATGCTGAAGAAGCCCTCGATCCCACATCGAGTTTATCGGATTCCAAAGTCACGGAGATGGGATGGTTTCAAAGTTTGGTGGCTTGGAATTATAATGCAGGTGATGGAGGAGAAATTTGTCCTTACAATTCATCGCATGTATCTCTGCATTAG
- the LOC126585545 gene encoding nudix hydrolase 15, mitochondrial-like has protein sequence MSSVELRLQTLAQSFRLEQSVKSPPPPTGSATSASTSKRAAILVCLFKGDDGELRVILTKRSSSLSSNPGDVALPGGKRDEADADDVDTALREAKEEIGLDPSLVNVVTVLDHIVNKRGMTVVPVIGLLSDIKAFSPAPNAAEVEAIFDAPLEMFLKDEKRREEEREWMGDKYLLHYFDFEADDGKEYVIWALTAGVLIKAASTVYERPPAFLEQRPKFWVSGGASTTMP, from the exons ATGAGTTCTGTTGAACTGAGACTCCAAACTCTAGCACAAAGTTTCAGACTCGAACAATCGGTCAAATCACCTCCACCTCCTACCGGTTCCGCCACCTCCGCTTCAACAAGCAAACGGGCGGCGATTCTGGTGTGTCTGTTCAAAGGAGACGACGGTGAGCTGCGCGTTATTCTCACGAAACGATCTTCATCTCTCTCTTCCAACCCTG GCGACGTTGCGCTCCCCGGTGGGAAAAGAGATGAAGCGGATGCTGATGATGTGGACACCGCCCTCCGGGAGGCCAAGGAGGAGATCGGCCTGGACCCTTCCCTAGTCAACGTTGTCACCGTTCTTGACCACATTGTAAACAAG CGCGGTATGACAGTGGTTCCGGTAATTGGCCTACTTTCTGACATAAAAGCATTTAGTCCGGCTCCAAATGCTGCAGAAGTGGAGGCAATTTTCGATGCTCCTTTAGAAATGTTTCTCAAGGATgagaaaaggagagaagaggagagagaatggATGGGAGACAAGTATCTCTTACATTACTTCGACTTTGAAGCGGATGATGGTAAAGAGTATGTCATATGGGCTCTAACTGCTGGCGTTCTCATAAAGGCTGCTTCAACTGTGTATGAGCGGCCGCCGGCGTTTCTCGAGCAAAGGCCTAAGTTCTGGGTGAGTGGTGGTGCGAGCACCACCATGCCATAG
- the LOC126587832 gene encoding protein IQ-DOMAIN 9-like isoform X2: MGSGRWFRVLIGLKKAKDGNSKQLKGSSAHGKSSSIKLKKSSFANGQNLGLPIEDIAAIRIQTAFRAYAARKALRRLKGIVKLQLMIQAFPITKQATTTLSYLHSWSKIQDEVKARRLCMVTEGRIKQKKIESQQKLEAKLHDIEADWCGGSETMDEVLARIYQREEAAVKRERAMAYAFSHQWRANCSQSQILGNYELGKANWGWSWKDRWIAARPWESRVQSPSPRKVQSKQASPVGKNINSPTPKASVIVKLPSSNGKATTKAQRLSYSAVEENSVASAEGIKTEEKNTQK; this comes from the exons ATGGGTTCCGGGCGTTGGTTTAGGGTGTTAATCGGCTTAAAGAAAGCAAAGGACGGCAATTCAAAACAGTTGAAG GGATCGTCAGCTCATGGAAAATCAAGTTCCATAAAATTGAAAAAGTCTAGTTTTGCGAATGGTCAAAATCTTGGATTGCCAATTGAGGATATAGCTGCAATTCGGATTCAGACTGCTTTCCGTGCATATGCT GCTAGAAAAGCTTTACGCCGTTTGAAAGGGATTGTAAAATTGCAACTAATGATCCAAGCTTTTCCTATTACTAAGCAAGCTACAACTACATTGAGCTATCTTCATTCATGGAGTAAAATACAAGATGAGGTTAAAGCTCGCCGACTCTGTATGGTAACAGAAGGACGGATCAAGCAGAAGAAAATAGAGAGTCAGCAAAAACTTGAGGCAAAGCTTCATGACATAGAG GCGGATTGGTGTGGTGGCTCTGAAACAATGGATGAAGTTCTTGCAAGGATATATCAAAGAGAAGAAGCAGCAGTTAAGCGTGAGCGGGCTATGGCATATGCATTTTCTCATCAG TGGAGGGCCAACTGCAGTCAGAGCCAAATCTTGGGTAATTATGAGCTCGGTAAAGCTAATTGGGGTTGGAGCTGGAAGGACCGCTGGATTGCTGCTCGCCCCTGGGAAAGCCGTGTGCAGTCACCTAGCCCAAGGAAAGTGCAGAGTAAGCAAGCAAGCCCAGTTGGTAAGAACATAAATTCACCAACGCCAAAAGCTTCGGTTATAGTTAAACTTCCTTCGTCAAATGGTAAGGCAACTACAAAGGCTCAGAGATTGTCTTACTCAGCTGTCGAAGAAAATTCAGTGGCAAGTGCAGAGGGCATtaaaactgaagaaaaaaacacTCAGAAATGA
- the LOC126585740 gene encoding sodium/calcium exchanger NCL1-like isoform X3, with the protein MSRPALFIIFLVLQLVHLGSGRIVRDSSLISDGINDETSQSSIVEALNLKADSVTCESIYGFLPCATSVWGFLFLIIVYEVLLSLADHYVSRGSEIFFELFGTGIFGASAFHLLGLIPQVGVVLVTGITATTETAEEMAKMNMSMLAGSTIMILTLIWGFVVAFGSSDLSDSQTSSNSENKNPFSLTGSGVRIDVETQDTARIMMLSLIPYLVLQLAKILTSTTAVRVVILISLLIASAILATYIIYQFFQPWIQSRRFEYLMRKYIPKILPSLLTVDGNANESSIKELFHRIDKNHNKYISADELRALILGIQIEEIGLDDDDYAEEVMKQFDLSGDAQIAETEFVNGISKWINPDKTPANGKDNEHRSIFRRNHSKNETSMEDQQIPLIVKKKKTRGADTSWMNLLKAAFLIILGTAITVFLSMPLMTGANVCILCQRKDGECHLFNTF; encoded by the exons ATGTCAAGACCAGCTctgttcatcatttttcttGTCCTCCAACTAGTCCATTTAGGAAGCGGCCGGATTGTTAGAGACTCCAGTCTTATATCCGATGGAATAAACGACGAAACAAGCCAATCTTCGATCGTCGAAGCGCTGAATCTTAAAGCAGATTCTGTGACTTGTGAATCAATTTATGGCTTCTTGCCTTGTGCAACTTCAGTTTGgggttttctttttctgataATCGTCTACGAGGTCTTGCTCTCCCTCGCAGATCATTACGTTTCAAGAGGATCTGAAATCTTCTTTGAATTGTTTGGGACTGGTATCTTTGGTGCTAGTGCTTTCCACCTGCTTGGCTTGATTCCACAAGTTGGAGTGGTTCTTG TAACCGGAATTACAGCAACTACAGAAACTGCGGAGGAAATGGCAAAAATGAACATGAGCATGCTTGCAGGATCAACAATCATGATTCTTACCctaatttggggttttgttgtTGCTTTCGGTAGCTCCGACCTCTCGGATTCTCAAACTTCATCAAATTCAGAAAATAAGAACCCCTTCAGTTTAACTG GTTCCGGTGTAAGAATTGATGTCGAAACCCAAGATACTGCAAGAATCATGATGCTCTCGTTGATTCCATATCTCGTTCTTCAACTGGCAAAAATCTTGACTTCAACCACAGCGGTTCGAGTTGTGATCTTAATTTCTCTACTGATTGCATCTGCAATCCTTGCCACTTACATCATCTACCAG TTCTTTCAACCATGGATTCAGAGCAGAAGGTTTGAATATTTGATGCGTAAATACATACCGAAGATACTGCCGAGTCTTCTGACAGTTGACGGAAATGCTAATGAATCCAGTATAAAAGA GCTGTTCCATAGAATAGACAAGAATCATAACAAATACATATCAGCAGATGAACTTAGAGCATTGATCCTAGGAATACAAATAGAAGAAATAGGTCTGGATGATGATGATTATGCAGAAGAAGTGATGAAGCAATTTGATCTCTCTGGCGACGCTCAAATAGCTGAGACGGAGTTTGTGAATGGAATCTCAAAATGGATTAATCCAGATAAGACCCCTGCCAACGGTAAAGATAATGAACATAGATCGATTTTCAGAAGAAATCATTCCAAG AATGAGACATCTATGGAAGATCAGCAGATACCGCTGATCGTTAAGAAAAAGAAGACTAGGGGTGCTGATACATCATGGATGAATCTCCTGAAGGCTGCTTTTCTAATTATTCTAGGAACTGCCATAACAGTTTTTCTTTCAATGCCCCTCATG ACTGGCGCTAATGTCTGTATCCTCTGCCAAAGAAAAGACGGAGAATGCCATCTCTTTAACACTTTCTGA
- the LOC126585740 gene encoding sodium/calcium exchanger NCL1-like isoform X2, with protein sequence MNSKGNNSANPRPCYHVNKNQNIRAVTGITATTETAEEMAKMNMSMLAGSTIMILTLIWGFVVAFGSSDLSDSQTSSNSENKNPFSLTGSGVRIDVETQDTARIMMLSLIPYLVLQLAKILTSTTAVRVVILISLLIASAILATYIIYQFFQPWIQSRRFEYLMRKYIPKILPSLLTVDGNANESSIKELFHRIDKNHNKYISADELRALILGIQIEEIGLDDDDYAEEVMKQFDLSGDAQIAETEFVNGISKWINPDKTPANGKDNEHRSIFRRNHSKNETSMEDQQIPLIVKKKKTRGADTSWMNLLKAAFLIILGTAITVFLSMPLMVSLQEFSTAASIPSFMASYVVIPLATNYRLALMSVSSAKEKTENAISLTLSEIYNAAFMNNIVGLIIFLALVYIRNLSWDVAAEVLVVLIISIAVGLSASFSRKFPFWTSILAYILYPISLLLVYVLTIVIGWS encoded by the exons ATGAATTCAAAAGGTAACAACTCTGCAAATCCCCGACCATGTTACCATgtcaacaaaaatcaaaatattagAGCAG TAACCGGAATTACAGCAACTACAGAAACTGCGGAGGAAATGGCAAAAATGAACATGAGCATGCTTGCAGGATCAACAATCATGATTCTTACCctaatttggggttttgttgtTGCTTTCGGTAGCTCCGACCTCTCGGATTCTCAAACTTCATCAAATTCAGAAAATAAGAACCCCTTCAGTTTAACTG GTTCCGGTGTAAGAATTGATGTCGAAACCCAAGATACTGCAAGAATCATGATGCTCTCGTTGATTCCATATCTCGTTCTTCAACTGGCAAAAATCTTGACTTCAACCACAGCGGTTCGAGTTGTGATCTTAATTTCTCTACTGATTGCATCTGCAATCCTTGCCACTTACATCATCTACCAG TTCTTTCAACCATGGATTCAGAGCAGAAGGTTTGAATATTTGATGCGTAAATACATACCGAAGATACTGCCGAGTCTTCTGACAGTTGACGGAAATGCTAATGAATCCAGTATAAAAGA GCTGTTCCATAGAATAGACAAGAATCATAACAAATACATATCAGCAGATGAACTTAGAGCATTGATCCTAGGAATACAAATAGAAGAAATAGGTCTGGATGATGATGATTATGCAGAAGAAGTGATGAAGCAATTTGATCTCTCTGGCGACGCTCAAATAGCTGAGACGGAGTTTGTGAATGGAATCTCAAAATGGATTAATCCAGATAAGACCCCTGCCAACGGTAAAGATAATGAACATAGATCGATTTTCAGAAGAAATCATTCCAAG AATGAGACATCTATGGAAGATCAGCAGATACCGCTGATCGTTAAGAAAAAGAAGACTAGGGGTGCTGATACATCATGGATGAATCTCCTGAAGGCTGCTTTTCTAATTATTCTAGGAACTGCCATAACAGTTTTTCTTTCAATGCCCCTCATGGTAAGTCTCCAAGAGTTTTCCACTGCTGCAAGCATCCCTTCTTTCATGGCCTCGTATGTTGTGATACCCTTGGCTACAAATTACAGACTGGCGCTAATGTCTGTATCCTCTGCCAAAGAAAAGACGGAGAATGCCATCTCTTTAACACTTTCTGAG ATTTACAACGCGGCATTCATGAACAATATTGTGGGGTTGATCATATTTTTGGCTCTTGTTTACATACGCAATTTATCATGGGATGTCGCTGCTGAAGTTTTAGTTGTTTTAATTATTTCGATAGCTGTTGGTCTTTCTGCAAGCTTCAGCAGAAAGTTCCCATTTTGGACAAGCATTCTAGCATACATTCTGTACCCCATATCACTGCTGCTAGTTTATGTTCTTACCATTGTTATCGGATGGTCTTAA
- the LOC126585544 gene encoding nudix hydrolase 15, mitochondrial-like, producing MGSAELRLQTLAQHFRPEESVKPPPPPTGSATSDSTTKRAAVLVCLFKGDDGELRVILTKRSSSLSSSPGDVALPGGKREEADADDVDTALREAKEEIGLDPSLVNVVTVLDHIVNKHGVTVVPVIGLLSDIKAFSPAPNAAEVEAIFDAPLEMFLKDEKRREEEREWMGDKYLLHYFDFEADDGKEYVIWALTAALLISAASAVYERPPAFLERRPKFWTSGQGAPPCPRF from the exons ATGGGTTCTGCTGAACTAAGACTTCAAACTCTAGCACAACATTTCAGACCCGAAGAATCAGTCAAACCACCTCCACCACCTACCGGTTCCGCCACCTCCGATTCAACAACCAAACGGGCGGCGGTTCTGGTGTGTCTGTTCAAAGGGGATGACGGCGAGCTGCGCGTCATTCTCACGAAACGATCTTCATCTCTGTCTTCCAGCCCTG GCGACGTTGCGCTCCCCGGTGGGAAAAGAGAGGAAGCGGATGCTGATGACGTAGACACCGCCCTCCGGGAGGCCAAGGAGGAGATCGGCCTGGACCCTTCCCTAGTCAACGTCGTCACCGTTCTCGACCACATTGTAAACAAG CATGGTGTGACTGTGGTTCCGGTAATTGGCCTACTTTCTGACATAAAAGCATTTAGTCCGGCTCCAAATGCTGCAGAAGTAGAGGCAATTTTTGATGCTCCTTTAGAAATGTTTCTCAAGGAtgagaagaggagagaggaggagagagaatggATGGGAGACAAGTATCTCTTACATTACTTCGACTTTGAAGCAGATGATGGTAAAGAGTATGTCATATGGGCCCTAACTGCTGCCCTTCTGATAAGCGCTGCTTCAGCAGTGTATGAGCGGCCGCCAGCGTTTCTCGAGCGGAGGCCAAAGTTCTGGACGAGTGGCCAGGGAGCACCACCATGCCCTAGGTTTTAA
- the LOC126585740 gene encoding sodium/calcium exchanger NCL1-like isoform X4, translating to MAKMNMSMLAGSTIMILTLIWGFVVAFGSSDLSDSQTSSNSENKNPFSLTGSGVRIDVETQDTARIMMLSLIPYLVLQLAKILTSTTAVRVVILISLLIASAILATYIIYQFFQPWIQSRRFEYLMRKYIPKILPSLLTVDGNANESSIKELFHRIDKNHNKYISADELRALILGIQIEEIGLDDDDYAEEVMKQFDLSGDAQIAETEFVNGISKWINPDKTPANGKDNEHRSIFRRNHSKNETSMEDQQIPLIVKKKKTRGADTSWMNLLKAAFLIILGTAITVFLSMPLMVSLQEFSTAASIPSFMASYVVIPLATNYRLALMSVSSAKEKTENAISLTLSEIYNAAFMNNIVGLIIFLALVYIRNLSWDVAAEVLVVLIISIAVGLSASFSRKFPFWTSILAYILYPISLLLVYVLTIVIGWS from the exons ATGGCAAAAATGAACATGAGCATGCTTGCAGGATCAACAATCATGATTCTTACCctaatttggggttttgttgtTGCTTTCGGTAGCTCCGACCTCTCGGATTCTCAAACTTCATCAAATTCAGAAAATAAGAACCCCTTCAGTTTAACTG GTTCCGGTGTAAGAATTGATGTCGAAACCCAAGATACTGCAAGAATCATGATGCTCTCGTTGATTCCATATCTCGTTCTTCAACTGGCAAAAATCTTGACTTCAACCACAGCGGTTCGAGTTGTGATCTTAATTTCTCTACTGATTGCATCTGCAATCCTTGCCACTTACATCATCTACCAG TTCTTTCAACCATGGATTCAGAGCAGAAGGTTTGAATATTTGATGCGTAAATACATACCGAAGATACTGCCGAGTCTTCTGACAGTTGACGGAAATGCTAATGAATCCAGTATAAAAGA GCTGTTCCATAGAATAGACAAGAATCATAACAAATACATATCAGCAGATGAACTTAGAGCATTGATCCTAGGAATACAAATAGAAGAAATAGGTCTGGATGATGATGATTATGCAGAAGAAGTGATGAAGCAATTTGATCTCTCTGGCGACGCTCAAATAGCTGAGACGGAGTTTGTGAATGGAATCTCAAAATGGATTAATCCAGATAAGACCCCTGCCAACGGTAAAGATAATGAACATAGATCGATTTTCAGAAGAAATCATTCCAAG AATGAGACATCTATGGAAGATCAGCAGATACCGCTGATCGTTAAGAAAAAGAAGACTAGGGGTGCTGATACATCATGGATGAATCTCCTGAAGGCTGCTTTTCTAATTATTCTAGGAACTGCCATAACAGTTTTTCTTTCAATGCCCCTCATGGTAAGTCTCCAAGAGTTTTCCACTGCTGCAAGCATCCCTTCTTTCATGGCCTCGTATGTTGTGATACCCTTGGCTACAAATTACAGACTGGCGCTAATGTCTGTATCCTCTGCCAAAGAAAAGACGGAGAATGCCATCTCTTTAACACTTTCTGAG ATTTACAACGCGGCATTCATGAACAATATTGTGGGGTTGATCATATTTTTGGCTCTTGTTTACATACGCAATTTATCATGGGATGTCGCTGCTGAAGTTTTAGTTGTTTTAATTATTTCGATAGCTGTTGGTCTTTCTGCAAGCTTCAGCAGAAAGTTCCCATTTTGGACAAGCATTCTAGCATACATTCTGTACCCCATATCACTGCTGCTAGTTTATGTTCTTACCATTGTTATCGGATGGTCTTAA
- the LOC126585543 gene encoding nudix hydrolase 15, mitochondrial-like produces MISILGRLLPPPPLLMELPNACGGSQRLIALAQQLRLYKPPPFPSDDDIEEQRIEETAGKVVSQVGFAESDTPVARDPEKFRPKRAAVLICLFEGDAGDLRVILTKRSSGLSTHSGEVSLPGGKTEEGDKDDGDTATREAKEEIGLDPKLVNVVTVLEPFLSKHLLRVVPVIGILNEKEAFKPNPNPAEVEAVFDAPLEMFLKDENRTSKEREWMGDKFLIHFFDYETKNKKYMIWGLTAGILIRAASVVYKRPPNFVEQNPRFKVPRVVDRNTTIP; encoded by the exons ATGATCTCAATCCTCGGGAGGCTACTACCACCGCCGCCACTACTCATGGAGCTGCCCAATGCATGCGGAGGCTCACAGAGACTCATCGCCTTAGCCCAGCAGCTCCGCCTCTACAAGCCGCCGCCTTTTCCCTCCGACGACGACATTGAGGAGCAGAGAATCGAAGAAACCGCCGGCAAGGTCGTGTCCCAGGTGGGTTTTGCCGAGTCCGACACCCCTGTTGCAAGGGACCCAGAAAAGTTCAGACCCAAAAGAGCCGCCGTCTTGATCTGTCTCTTTGAAGGGGATGCCGGCGATCTGCGCGTCATTCTCACTAAGCGGTCGTCGGGGCTTTCCACTCACTCGG GTGAAGTTTCTTTGCCAGGTGGGAAAACAGAGGAGGGGGACAAGGACGATGGGGACACGGCGACGAGGGAGGCGAAAGAGGAGATTGGTTTGGATCCTAAACTTGTCAATGTTGTGACAGTTCTTGAACCATTCTTATCGAAG CATCTACTTAGGGTTGTTCCGGTTATTGGCATACTTAATGAGAAGGAAGCATTCAAGCCGAATCCAAATCCTGCTGAAGTGGAAGCGGTATTCGATGCTCCCTTGGAAATGTTCCTCAAG GATGAAAACCGGACGTCAAAGGAGAGGGAGTGGATGGGAGACAAGTTTCTGATCCATTTCTTCGACTACgaaaccaagaacaaaaagtacaTGATTTGGGGGCTAACCGCTGGTATCTTGATTAGGGCCGCATCAGTTGTATACAAACGGCCACCAAATTTTGTGGAGCAAAATCCCCGTTTTAAGGTTCCTAGAGTTGTAGATAGAAATACGACAATCCCGTAA